One genomic region from Mesorhizobium terrae encodes:
- the cobF gene encoding precorrin-6A synthase (deacetylating) — translation MRRLLVIGIGAGNPEHMTVQAINGLNRADVLFIPDKGAKKNELADLRRAICDRFVTNPNSRRVEFDVPVRAEPALSYLATVDDWHEEIAGIYERLVRDEIGEDGCGAFLIWGDPSLYDSALRILERVTRRGNVSFELEVIPGITAIQALAAGHRMALNRIGDPFLVTTGRRLTEEGLPGNATSTVVMLDGKCSFQTVSDKDAIIHWGAYLGTPDEILIQGRLGDVEDEIVRTRENARQRKGWIMDTYLLRKPE, via the coding sequence ATGCGCAGGCTTCTCGTCATCGGCATCGGCGCCGGCAATCCCGAACATATGACGGTACAGGCCATCAACGGCCTGAACCGAGCCGATGTGCTTTTCATTCCCGACAAGGGTGCGAAGAAAAACGAGCTCGCCGACCTGCGCCGCGCGATCTGCGACCGCTTCGTCACCAATCCGAACTCCCGCCGCGTCGAATTCGACGTACCGGTTCGCGCCGAGCCGGCGCTATCCTATCTCGCCACGGTCGACGATTGGCACGAGGAAATCGCCGGCATCTACGAGCGGCTGGTGCGCGATGAAATCGGCGAGGACGGCTGCGGTGCCTTCCTGATCTGGGGCGACCCGTCGCTCTACGATTCAGCGCTGCGCATCCTTGAGCGCGTCACCCGGCGCGGCAATGTCTCCTTTGAGCTGGAAGTCATCCCCGGCATCACCGCCATCCAGGCGCTGGCAGCCGGCCACAGGATGGCGCTCAACCGCATTGGCGACCCCTTCCTGGTGACCACGGGCCGCCGGCTGACCGAAGAAGGCTTACCCGGCAATGCCACCAGCACCGTGGTGATGCTGGACGGCAAATGTTCCTTTCAGACTGTCTCGGACAAGGATGCCATCATCCATTGGGGGGCCTATCTCGGCACGCCGGACGAAATCCTCATCCAGGGCCGGCTCGGCGACGTCGAGGACGAGATCGTCCGCACTCGTGAAAACGCCCGCCAGCGCAAGGGCTGGATCATGGACACCTATCTGCTGCGCAAGCCTGAGTAG
- the modC gene encoding molybdenum ABC transporter ATP-binding protein, translating into MSVSVDIGHHQGSFVLDAAFESTGRLTALFGPSGSGKTSLINAIAGLIRPQRGRIAVDGRVLVDTGDGVFIPKHKRRIGMVFQDARLFPHLSVAANLRYGRWFAPAAERYGDIGAVVELLGIGHLLDRRPAGLSGGEKQRVAIGRALLASPRLLLMDEPLASLDEARKTEILPYIERLRDETKVPIVYVSHSVAEVARLASDVVVMAQGKVAASGPTAAIMQRLDLLAHEERGEGGAVLDTHVLQHDQRFGMSVLGSPAGEIHVPYLQAAVGHPVRLRIRARDVMIATERPQGLSALNVLAGRIAAIEPGEGAAVEVRIDCNGVAVMARVTRQSQHALSLAPGLDVFAVIKTVSFDEANVAATPRAEFDA; encoded by the coding sequence ATGAGTGTCTCGGTCGACATCGGTCACCATCAGGGCAGCTTTGTTCTTGATGCGGCCTTCGAAAGCACGGGCCGACTGACGGCGCTGTTCGGGCCGTCCGGTTCCGGCAAGACCTCGTTGATCAACGCGATCGCCGGGCTGATCCGCCCGCAGCGCGGCCGCATCGCCGTCGACGGGCGGGTGCTGGTCGACACCGGCGACGGAGTTTTCATACCCAAGCACAAACGCCGCATCGGCATGGTGTTCCAGGATGCGCGGCTGTTTCCGCATCTGAGCGTGGCGGCCAATCTGCGTTACGGGCGCTGGTTCGCGCCGGCCGCGGAGCGCTACGGCGATATCGGCGCGGTGGTCGAGTTGCTCGGCATAGGCCATTTGCTGGATCGGCGGCCGGCCGGGCTTTCCGGCGGCGAGAAGCAGCGCGTGGCGATCGGGCGGGCATTGCTGGCCAGCCCGAGATTGCTTTTGATGGACGAGCCGCTTGCTTCGCTGGACGAGGCGCGCAAGACTGAGATCCTGCCCTACATCGAACGTCTGCGCGACGAGACCAAGGTGCCGATCGTCTATGTCAGCCATTCGGTGGCGGAAGTGGCGCGGCTGGCGAGCGACGTGGTGGTCATGGCGCAAGGCAAGGTCGCCGCCTCCGGTCCGACCGCCGCGATCATGCAGCGGCTTGATCTTCTGGCGCATGAAGAGCGGGGCGAGGGCGGTGCCGTTCTGGACACGCATGTGCTGCAGCACGACCAACGGTTCGGCATGAGCGTGCTTGGCTCGCCGGCCGGCGAAATCCACGTGCCTTATCTGCAAGCGGCAGTCGGTCACCCGGTCCGGCTGCGTATTCGGGCCCGCGACGTGATGATCGCCACTGAACGGCCGCAGGGACTGAGCGCCCTCAACGTGCTGGCTGGCCGCATTGCCGCGATCGAGCCTGGCGAGGGCGCGGCGGTCGAGGTCAGGATCGATTGCAACGGAGTGGCCGTCATGGCGCGCGTTACCCGGCAGTCGCAGCATGCGCTGTCGCTGGCTCCTGGGCTCGACGTCTTCGCCGTCATCAAGACCGTCAGCTTCGACGAAGCCAATGTGGCGGCCACGCCAAGGGCGGAATTCGACGCGTGA
- the hflC gene encoding protease modulator HflC, with protein MANRLPAIVVAVAIILFLLYSSVFVVNARQQAIVLRFGEIVDVKTEPGIYFKAPFAMFDADTVQMIEKRVLRFDLDNIRVQVSGGKFYEVDAFIAYRISNPRVFRSAVSGQIELAEQRLKTRLDAALRRVYGQRAFEAALSEERGTMMLEVRDQLRPDATSLGLEIDDVRIRRTDLTAEVSQQTYDRMKAERLAEAERLRARGNEAAQRIKARADREVIEIVAEANKESEILRGEGDAQRSATFANAYNRDPAFFDFYRSMNAYGTALDGAGTTMLLSPNSEFFRYFRDPAGKAAPAAPAKPAQ; from the coding sequence ATGGCCAATCGTCTCCCAGCCATCGTGGTGGCGGTCGCCATCATCCTGTTCCTGCTCTATTCCTCGGTGTTCGTGGTCAACGCCCGCCAACAGGCGATCGTGCTGCGCTTCGGCGAGATCGTCGACGTCAAGACCGAGCCCGGCATCTATTTCAAGGCGCCGTTCGCTATGTTCGACGCCGACACCGTGCAGATGATCGAAAAACGCGTGCTGCGCTTCGATCTGGACAACATCCGTGTCCAGGTCTCGGGCGGCAAGTTCTACGAGGTCGACGCCTTCATCGCCTACCGCATCTCCAACCCGCGCGTCTTCCGTTCGGCGGTGTCTGGTCAGATCGAGCTTGCCGAACAGCGGCTCAAGACCCGTCTGGACGCAGCGTTGCGTCGTGTCTACGGCCAGCGCGCCTTCGAGGCCGCCCTATCCGAAGAGCGCGGCACGATGATGCTTGAGGTGCGCGATCAACTCCGTCCCGACGCGACGTCGCTGGGGCTGGAGATCGACGACGTCCGCATTCGTCGCACCGACCTGACGGCCGAGGTCTCGCAGCAGACCTATGACCGCATGAAGGCCGAGCGTCTTGCCGAGGCTGAAAGGCTAAGGGCGCGCGGCAACGAAGCGGCACAGCGCATCAAGGCCCGTGCCGACCGTGAGGTGATCGAAATCGTCGCCGAAGCGAACAAGGAGTCGGAAATCCTGCGCGGTGAGGGCGATGCCCAACGCAGTGCGACCTTCGCCAACGCCTACAATCGCGATCCGGCCTTCTTCGACTTCTATCGCTCGATGAATGCCTACGGAACGGCGCTGGATGGCGCCGGCACCACAATGCTGCTTTCGCCGAATTCGGAGTTCTTCCGCTACTTCCGCGATCCAGCCGGCAAGGCGGCTCCGGCCGCTCCCGCTAAGCCTGCGCAATAA
- a CDS encoding GNAT family N-acetyltransferase, whose amino-acid sequence MIPIRTERLILRNWEERDRSLFHLINSDKQVMEFFPFRRDRAQSDAKMDELRAWIDSHGYGFAPVEVAATGECIGFVGLYDADYLPALPKGSVEIGWRLAPEFWGHGYVAEAARAWLAFGFETLGLDEIVSFAVRENRRSTAVMERIGMTADPSRDFDHPLVPEEYTRLRPHAFYSLKRQGWEKQKRAAR is encoded by the coding sequence ATGATCCCGATCCGTACGGAAAGACTGATCTTGCGCAACTGGGAAGAGCGCGACCGGTCCCTCTTCCATCTCATCAATTCCGATAAGCAGGTGATGGAGTTCTTTCCGTTCCGGCGCGATCGCGCGCAGTCCGACGCCAAGATGGACGAGTTGCGCGCCTGGATCGACAGCCACGGCTACGGTTTTGCACCAGTGGAGGTAGCCGCGACCGGCGAATGCATCGGCTTCGTCGGCCTCTATGATGCCGACTATCTTCCCGCCCTGCCGAAGGGTTCTGTCGAAATCGGCTGGCGCCTTGCGCCGGAGTTCTGGGGCCATGGCTACGTTGCCGAGGCCGCACGCGCATGGCTCGCCTTCGGCTTCGAGACGCTTGGTCTGGACGAAATCGTTTCCTTCGCCGTACGCGAGAACCGCCGCTCGACTGCTGTCATGGAACGTATCGGCATGACGGCAGACCCGTCGCGCGATTTTGACCACCCGCTGGTTCCTGAAGAATACACGCGTCTGCGCCCGCACGCTTTTTACAGTCTGAAGCGCCAGGGTTGGGAAAAACAGAAAAGGGCGGCCCGCTAG
- a CDS encoding DUF2065 domain-containing protein translates to MQDFLAAMGLVLVAEGLIYGGFPRLAKRLAGEMLGMPEGALRIAGLMVIAVGVGVVWLVRG, encoded by the coding sequence GTGCAGGACTTTCTAGCCGCCATGGGTCTGGTCCTCGTTGCCGAGGGCCTGATCTATGGCGGTTTTCCACGTCTGGCCAAACGGCTGGCCGGCGAGATGCTCGGCATGCCGGAGGGCGCGCTGCGTATCGCCGGTCTGATGGTGATCGCCGTCGGCGTCGGTGTCGTCTGGCTGGTGCGCGGCTGA
- the miaA gene encoding tRNA (adenosine(37)-N6)-dimethylallyltransferase MiaA: MEETLREVADEGRVKDAVLIAGPTASGKSALALEVAERFGGVIVNTDSMQGYSILNVLTARPAPADLARVPHFLYGHVHPSTAYSTGAWLRDVERLIDEGALAGRPPVFVGGTGLYFRALAEGISAMPDIPAHIRDRWRHELVERGAPRLHRELMHRDSATAMLLRPSDGQRIARALEVLDASGRSIRSWQAERGRPLIDRASAHFFVIEPDRDALTQRINRRFDAMIDQGAMEEVRQILALHLDPALPAVKAIGVRELQSVLAGEMEAEKAMEMAKIATRQYAKRQSTWFRNQFGEEWRRLSPGEDMATIIRMSIEKRNR, encoded by the coding sequence ATGGAGGAGACCCTGCGGGAGGTGGCCGACGAAGGCCGCGTGAAGGATGCGGTCCTGATAGCCGGCCCGACTGCCAGCGGCAAGTCGGCGCTGGCGCTGGAGGTGGCCGAGCGCTTCGGCGGTGTCATCGTCAACACCGATTCTATGCAGGGTTATTCGATCCTCAACGTGCTGACAGCGCGGCCTGCGCCGGCGGATCTCGCCCGGGTTCCGCATTTCCTTTACGGCCATGTCCACCCTTCGACCGCCTATTCGACCGGCGCCTGGTTGCGGGACGTCGAACGGCTGATCGACGAAGGCGCGCTGGCCGGTCGCCCTCCGGTCTTCGTCGGCGGCACCGGGCTTTATTTCAGGGCGCTGGCCGAAGGCATTTCAGCGATGCCGGATATCCCGGCGCATATCCGCGACCGCTGGCGTCACGAACTGGTCGAGCGCGGCGCGCCACGGCTGCACCGCGAACTGATGCACAGGGATTCGGCCACGGCCATGTTGTTGCGACCGAGCGATGGTCAGCGCATCGCCAGGGCGCTGGAAGTTCTGGATGCGTCGGGCCGTTCGATCCGTTCGTGGCAGGCCGAGCGTGGTCGCCCGTTGATCGATCGCGCCAGCGCGCATTTCTTCGTCATCGAACCAGACCGGGATGCCTTGACCCAACGCATCAACCGACGATTCGACGCGATGATCGACCAGGGTGCCATGGAGGAGGTACGCCAGATCCTGGCGCTCCATCTCGACCCGGCGCTGCCGGCCGTCAAGGCAATCGGCGTGCGTGAGCTTCAGTCCGTGCTGGCGGGCGAGATGGAAGCCGAAAAGGCGATGGAAATGGCCAAGATCGCCACCCGGCAATACGCAAAGCGGCAATCCACCTGGTTTCGCAACCAGTTCGGCGAGGAATGGCGAAGATTGTCGCCGGGCGAAGACATGGCGACCATCATTCGCATGTCGATCGAAAAGAGAAATCGATAG
- a CDS encoding DegQ family serine endoprotease produces MKSYSILSAARKTLVAATAALVVGTSAVSFAAAQPQSYANGPASVADLAEGLLGAVVNISTSQIVKGSEGPGAVPMPQLPEGSPFQDFFNDFFKDKGGNKGGSQKVQSLGSGFVIDANEGIVVTNNHVIADADDIEVNFSDGVTLKAKLIGTDTKTDIAVLKVDPKGHKLTAVKFGDSNKMRIGDWVMAIGNPFGLGGTVTLGIVSARNRDINSGPYDDFIQTDAAINRGNSGGPLFNMNGEVIGINTAIISPSGGSIGIGFSIPAQLAAGVVEQLRQFGETRRGWLGVRIQPVTSDIAESLGMKEPKGALVAGIIKGGPVDNGTIQAGDVITKFDGKDIAETRDLPRVVAESPVGKAVDVVIVRKGKEQTVKVTLGRLEDGEKLASADESKPSDSKGAPVAAASVLGMSIGELNDETRSKFGIAADVSGVVITDVAKDSAASERGIQPGEVITEIAQESVSKPKDVMDRIAALKQQGRKNALLMLASKTGELRFVTIRMD; encoded by the coding sequence ATGAAATCCTATTCCATCCTCAGCGCGGCAAGGAAGACGCTTGTCGCCGCCACGGCGGCGCTGGTCGTCGGTACGTCAGCCGTCTCGTTCGCGGCCGCACAGCCGCAGTCGTACGCCAACGGGCCGGCCTCAGTGGCCGACCTCGCGGAAGGCCTGCTCGGCGCGGTCGTCAACATTTCTACGTCGCAGATTGTCAAGGGCAGCGAAGGACCGGGCGCCGTACCGATGCCGCAGTTGCCGGAAGGGTCGCCTTTCCAGGATTTCTTCAACGATTTCTTCAAGGACAAGGGGGGCAACAAAGGCGGCTCGCAGAAGGTGCAGTCGCTGGGCTCCGGCTTCGTCATCGACGCCAATGAAGGCATCGTGGTGACCAACAACCACGTCATTGCCGACGCCGACGACATCGAGGTGAATTTCTCCGACGGCGTCACGCTGAAGGCAAAGCTCATCGGCACCGACACCAAGACCGACATCGCCGTGCTGAAGGTGGACCCCAAGGGCCACAAGTTGACGGCAGTGAAGTTCGGCGATTCCAACAAGATGCGCATCGGCGACTGGGTGATGGCGATCGGCAATCCGTTCGGCCTCGGCGGTACGGTGACGCTGGGTATCGTCTCGGCGCGCAACCGCGACATCAATTCCGGCCCATATGACGATTTCATCCAGACCGACGCCGCCATCAACCGCGGCAATTCGGGCGGTCCGCTGTTCAACATGAACGGCGAAGTCATCGGCATCAACACCGCCATAATCTCACCTTCGGGTGGCTCGATCGGCATCGGCTTCTCCATCCCCGCGCAACTTGCCGCCGGCGTGGTCGAGCAGCTGCGCCAATTCGGCGAAACGCGCCGCGGCTGGCTCGGCGTACGCATTCAGCCGGTGACCAGTGACATCGCCGAGAGCCTCGGCATGAAGGAACCCAAGGGCGCTTTGGTGGCCGGCATCATCAAGGGCGGTCCGGTTGACAACGGCACCATTCAGGCCGGCGACGTCATCACCAAGTTCGACGGCAAGGATATCGCTGAAACGCGCGACCTGCCGCGCGTGGTCGCCGAGAGCCCGGTCGGCAAGGCGGTCGACGTGGTGATCGTGCGCAAGGGCAAGGAGCAGACGGTGAAGGTCACGCTCGGCCGGTTGGAGGATGGCGAGAAACTCGCCTCCGCCGACGAGAGCAAACCCAGCGACAGCAAGGGCGCGCCGGTGGCGGCTGCCTCGGTGCTCGGCATGTCGATCGGCGAGTTGAACGACGAGACGCGTAGCAAGTTCGGCATTGCTGCTGATGTATCGGGCGTGGTCATCACCGATGTCGCCAAGGATTCGGCCGCCTCCGAACGCGGCATCCAGCCGGGCGAAGTGATCACCGAGATCGCGCAGGAATCGGTCTCGAAACCCAAGGACGTCATGGACCGCATCGCGGCACTGAAACAGCAAGGCCGCAAGAACGCGCTTCTGATGCTGGCGTCCAAGACCGGCGAACTGCGTTTCGTCACGATCCGGATGGATTGA
- the serB gene encoding phosphoserine phosphatase SerB, with the protein MPLVATLVSNPAGGALTPALANKASQAVGASATRWLGETIACDLVLPSGADSRETAAALATALGSNPVDFAIQDEATRRKKILIADMDSTMIDQECIDELADEVGLKERVAAITARSMNGEIAFEPALRERVALLKDLDTAVVDRIIANRLTLASGGRALVQTMRKAGAHTALVSGGFDVFTSRIATMLGFHENRANRLVERDGRFTGEVAEPILGRAAKADALIDIAARLGLTPADAVAVGDGANDLDMIQLSGMGVALHAKPSVAAQARVRIDHGDLTALLYLQGYRQEDFAT; encoded by the coding sequence ATGCCGCTCGTCGCCACGCTCGTCTCCAATCCAGCCGGCGGCGCACTCACGCCGGCCCTAGCGAATAAAGCCTCGCAGGCGGTCGGCGCAAGCGCGACGCGTTGGTTGGGCGAGACGATCGCCTGCGATCTCGTCCTGCCGTCAGGCGCCGACAGCCGGGAGACCGCAGCCGCGCTCGCTACCGCGCTCGGTTCCAACCCCGTTGACTTCGCCATCCAGGACGAAGCGACGCGACGCAAGAAAATCCTAATCGCCGACATGGATTCGACCATGATCGACCAGGAATGCATCGACGAACTCGCCGACGAAGTCGGACTGAAGGAACGGGTGGCGGCGATCACCGCCCGTTCGATGAATGGCGAGATTGCCTTTGAACCAGCATTGCGCGAGCGCGTCGCGCTTCTGAAGGATCTCGACACCGCGGTGGTCGACCGCATCATCGCCAATCGGCTCACACTGGCTTCCGGAGGCCGCGCTTTGGTGCAGACGATGCGCAAGGCCGGTGCCCATACCGCGCTGGTCTCGGGCGGCTTCGACGTCTTCACCAGCCGTATCGCCACGATGCTAGGTTTCCATGAAAACCGCGCCAACCGCCTGGTCGAGCGCGACGGTCGCTTCACCGGCGAGGTGGCGGAGCCGATCCTCGGCCGCGCCGCCAAGGCGGATGCGCTCATCGACATCGCCGCCAGGCTCGGCCTCACGCCGGCGGATGCCGTCGCCGTTGGTGACGGCGCCAACGACCTCGACATGATCCAGCTGTCGGGCATGGGTGTCGCGCTGCATGCCAAGCCTTCGGTGGCCGCCCAGGCCAGAGTGCGCATCGACCATGGCGACCTGACCGCCCTGCTCTATCTGCAAGGTTACAGGCAGGAAGATTTCGCCACATGA
- a CDS encoding winged helix-turn-helix domain-containing protein, which yields MPSLSLRINLDPDGRIGPGKIELLEQIAAFGSISAAARGMEMSYKHAWDLVEDMNRVFGKPLVAAQTGGRKGGGAQLTPVGLAVVSRYRAIERAATAAAAAHMDALQAEIDAG from the coding sequence ATGCCGTCGCTCAGTCTGAGGATCAATCTCGATCCCGACGGTCGCATCGGGCCGGGCAAGATCGAACTCCTGGAGCAGATCGCCGCCTTCGGGTCGATTTCGGCCGCCGCGCGCGGCATGGAGATGTCCTACAAGCACGCCTGGGACCTGGTGGAAGACATGAACCGCGTCTTCGGCAAGCCGCTGGTGGCGGCGCAGACTGGCGGCCGCAAGGGCGGTGGCGCCCAGCTGACACCTGTCGGGCTGGCGGTTGTCAGCCGCTATCGCGCCATCGAGCGCGCGGCGACGGCGGCCGCAGCCGCGCATATGGACGCGCTGCAGGCGGAGATCGATGCCGGATGA
- a CDS encoding DUF4424 domain-containing protein, producing the protein MVRIALTLGLALVAAPAFANDSTAELGAGGLILSRNDVVSMDSEDLFISRDKVTVDYVFRNTSDKDVSTVVAFPLPEIEANPYEMPSIPDEGSDNFLGFEVTVDGASVKPELEQKAFAVGVDVGAELKAQNVPLYPYGKVVLDALAKLPQQVADDWLARGIIVMDDFDDGTGWKSVRSPFWQLRSTFWWRATFPANKAVHVAHRYKPSVGATAGLNFFYDGKFQGEYDSYKRTYCMDNAFEAGVRKAQQNNTDAVPQLYESRIAYILTTGGNWATGSIGKFKLTVDKGDAQSLVSFCGDGVRKVGPTTFEMTAENYVPERDINILLLDRPDSEGGTGN; encoded by the coding sequence ATGGTCCGCATTGCGCTGACGCTCGGCCTCGCGCTTGTCGCGGCTCCTGCCTTCGCCAACGATTCCACCGCGGAACTGGGTGCCGGCGGGTTGATCCTGTCGCGCAACGACGTCGTCTCGATGGACAGCGAGGACCTGTTCATCTCGCGCGACAAGGTGACGGTGGACTATGTCTTTCGCAATACGTCGGACAAGGATGTCTCGACCGTCGTCGCTTTTCCCTTGCCGGAAATCGAGGCCAATCCCTATGAGATGCCATCCATTCCGGATGAAGGCAGCGACAATTTCCTCGGCTTCGAGGTGACGGTTGACGGTGCATCCGTCAAACCCGAACTGGAGCAGAAAGCCTTCGCGGTCGGCGTCGATGTCGGCGCGGAGCTTAAGGCGCAGAACGTACCGCTCTATCCTTATGGCAAGGTGGTGCTGGATGCGCTCGCCAAGCTGCCGCAACAGGTGGCCGACGACTGGCTGGCACGCGGCATCATCGTCATGGACGACTTTGACGACGGTACCGGCTGGAAAAGCGTGCGCTCGCCCTTCTGGCAGCTGCGCTCGACTTTCTGGTGGCGTGCGACCTTCCCGGCCAACAAGGCCGTGCATGTCGCGCACCGTTACAAGCCGAGTGTCGGCGCCACGGCGGGCCTGAATTTCTTCTACGACGGTAAATTCCAGGGCGAGTATGACAGCTACAAGCGCACCTACTGCATGGACAATGCCTTCGAGGCCGGTGTGCGCAAGGCGCAACAAAATAATACCGACGCCGTCCCGCAGCTTTATGAAAGCCGTATCGCCTATATCCTGACAACCGGCGGCAACTGGGCGACCGGCAGCATCGGCAAATTCAAGCTGACCGTCGACAAGGGCGACGCGCAAAGCCTGGTTTCGTTCTGCGGCGATGGTGTCCGCAAGGTCGGGCCGACCACCTTCGAAATGACCGCGGAGAATTACGTGCCGGAGCGCGACATCAACATATTGCTGCTCGACCGGCCCGACAGCGAAGGCGGAACCGGCAACTGA
- a CDS encoding dihydrofolate reductase, which produces MFVSIHVAIAENGVIGREGGLPWRLSTDLKRFKADTLGKPIVMGRKTWDSFPRRPLPDRLNILVTRDAALRADGAEVAHSLEDALTLARIRGRCMAGVDEICVIGGAQIYAQALPLADRLHVTHVLAAIDGDAYFPVIDPQVWRAVSSLDVPAGEKDSHPTRHVVYERRTG; this is translated from the coding sequence ATGTTTGTGTCCATTCATGTCGCGATTGCCGAGAATGGCGTGATCGGGCGCGAGGGCGGTTTGCCCTGGCGCCTGTCCACGGACCTGAAGCGTTTCAAGGCCGATACGCTGGGCAAACCCATCGTCATGGGGCGCAAGACCTGGGACAGTTTTCCCAGGCGCCCACTGCCGGACCGGCTGAATATCCTGGTAACCCGGGACGCGGCATTGCGCGCCGACGGCGCCGAAGTGGCGCATTCGCTGGAGGACGCATTGACGCTGGCGCGTATCCGCGGGCGCTGCATGGCGGGCGTCGACGAGATTTGCGTGATCGGCGGGGCGCAGATCTATGCCCAGGCATTGCCCTTGGCCGACCGGCTGCACGTCACCCACGTGCTAGCGGCGATCGACGGCGATGCTTATTTTCCGGTGATTGATCCACAGGTCTGGCGCGCTGTCTCGTCGCTCGACGTGCCGGCCGGCGAGAAGGACAGCCATCCGACCCGTCACGTCGTTTATGAGCGTCGTACCGGCTGA
- the hflK gene encoding FtsH protease activity modulator HflK, translating into MPWNDKSGGGGGPWGGGGGNNQGPWGQGPRGPGGPQGSPPDLEDIIRRGQDRLRNVLPGGGSPALYLLIALVLIAGWLFKAVYTVQPDEVAVELRFGKPKAQLSEPGLHFHWWPVETVETAKISEQLVNIGGGARSGNTSGLMLSGDQNIVNVQFSVAYQVADPRTYLFDVADPDEMLKQVAESAMREAVGRRPAQDIFRDDRQGIATAVRENIQATLDSYKAGLTINAVSIEDAAPPREVADAFDEVQRAEQDEDRFVEEANQYSNQKLGAARGQAAQVREEAAAYKNRVTQEAEGEAQRFISVYDEYAKAPEVTRQRMYLETMEKVLKDSSKVIVEPGSNGQGVVPYLPLPALQPQASGGNR; encoded by the coding sequence ATGCCCTGGAACGACAAAAGTGGCGGCGGAGGCGGCCCCTGGGGAGGCGGCGGCGGTAACAACCAGGGCCCATGGGGGCAGGGACCGCGCGGTCCCGGCGGTCCACAGGGCTCGCCCCCCGATCTCGAAGACATCATCCGCCGTGGCCAGGACAGGCTGCGCAACGTGCTGCCCGGTGGCGGCAGCCCGGCTCTTTATCTGCTGATCGCACTGGTGCTGATCGCAGGCTGGCTGTTCAAGGCCGTCTATACCGTGCAGCCCGACGAGGTTGCGGTCGAGCTGCGCTTCGGCAAGCCGAAGGCCCAGCTTTCCGAACCTGGTCTGCATTTCCACTGGTGGCCGGTCGAGACGGTCGAGACCGCCAAGATTTCCGAACAGCTGGTCAATATCGGTGGCGGCGCCCGCAGCGGCAACACATCGGGCCTGATGCTGTCGGGCGACCAGAACATCGTCAACGTGCAGTTCTCCGTCGCCTATCAGGTGGCTGACCCACGCACCTATCTGTTCGATGTCGCCGATCCCGACGAGATGCTGAAGCAGGTGGCCGAGAGCGCGATGCGCGAAGCCGTCGGCCGGCGTCCGGCGCAGGATATTTTCCGCGATGACCGCCAGGGCATCGCGACCGCCGTGCGCGAAAACATCCAGGCGACGCTGGACAGCTACAAGGCCGGTCTGACCATCAACGCCGTCTCCATCGAAGATGCAGCGCCGCCACGCGAAGTGGCCGATGCTTTCGACGAAGTGCAGCGCGCCGAACAGGACGAGGACCGCTTCGTCGAAGAGGCGAACCAGTATTCCAACCAGAAGCTCGGTGCCGCGCGTGGTCAGGCTGCGCAGGTTCGTGAAGAGGCTGCCGCCTACAAGAACCGTGTCACGCAGGAAGCGGAGGGTGAGGCACAGCGCTTCATCTCCGTCTATGACGAATACGCCAAGGCGCCGGAAGTGACGCGCCAGCGCATGTATCTGGAGACGATGGAGAAGGTGCTGAAGGATTCCAGCAAGGTGATCGTCGAGCCGGGCAGCAACGGTCAGGGGGTTGTTCCCTATCTGCCGTTGCCGGCATTGCAGCCGCAGGCTTCGGGAGGGAACCGCTAA